The following coding sequences are from one Triticum dicoccoides isolate Atlit2015 ecotype Zavitan chromosome 4A, WEW_v2.0, whole genome shotgun sequence window:
- the LOC119285937 gene encoding uncharacterized protein LOC119285937, producing the protein MGDHVVVNVDGLANTKDDGFAEKLSEAVSVVVVDMAEDGGEDEPLIQAAECRICQEEDSIKNLEKPCTCNGSLKYAHRACVQRWCNEKGDITCEICHEQYKPGYTAPPRVQPDETSIDISGDWTITGAPLDLRDPRILAVAAAQRRLLEAEYDEYGGTDANGAAFCRSAALILMALLLLRHALSISDNEGDDDASTMFSLFLLRAAGFLLPCYLMAWIFSILHRRRQREEAASIATAEVAFILQSAQGRALQFTIAPDSPTTPQHEPQQQQ; encoded by the exons ATGGGGGACCATGTGGTGGTGAATGTGGACGGTTTGGCGAACACCAAGGATGATGGCTTTGCTGAGAAGCTATCTGAGGCTGTGTCGGTGGTTGTTGTTGATATGGCGGAGGATGGTGGCGAGGATGAGCCACTCATCCAGGCTGCAGAGTGCCGCATATGCCAGGAAGAGGACAGCATCAAGAATCTCGAGAAACCATGTACGTGCAACGGCAGTCTGAAG TATGCTCATAGAGCGTGTGTGCAACGCTGGTGCAATGAGAAAGGAGACATTACATGTGAAATTTGCCATGAG CAATATAAGCCTGGGTACACAGCACCACCACGTGTTCAACCAGATGAGACCAGCATAGATATAAG TGGGGATTGGACCATTACAGGAGCTCCTCTGGATTTGCGTGACCCAAGAATTCTTGCTGTAGCAGCCGCACAGCGTCGTCTTCTTGAAGCAGAGTATGACGAATATGGTGGTACTGATGCTAATGGTGCTGCATTCTGCCGTTCTGCTGCACTCATT CTAATGGCCCTGTTGCTTCTAAGACATGCATTGTCGATCTCGGACAATGAAGGAGATGATGACGCTTCTACCATGTTCTCT CTTTTTCTTCTCCGAGCTGCTGGATTTCTGCTGCCATGCTATTTAATGGCATGGATCTTCAGCATTTTGCATCGCCGGCGACAAAGGGAG GAAGCGGCCTCAATTGCCACGGCAGAGGTAGCATTCATCCTGCAATCAGCCCAGGGCCGTGCCCTTCAGTTTACCATCGCTCCAGACTCTCCAACCACCCCACAGCATGAGCCACAGCAGCAGCAATAG